The genomic DNA TTTACTTCAATAGGAATTCTGATGATCAAACGGTAGCAGAGGGCTTGTCACTAGCTGCTGATGACCTAGACGTCCATGCACAAGGATCTAAAAGCACCTCGTCTGTAAGAGAGAGAGGTGGTACTTCTATTCTAAAGTGGCGGTACTCTACGAGAAGGATCAACCATgatgagagctttcttcttgggTTAATGAGAGAGAAAGGAACTGCATACAGTTCTGCTCCACAATCTGCGCACAAATTATTGAGAAGCCTTGTAATGACATTGATTACTTTGTGGATCCCATTAGCTCCAATGGTGTGGTTGCTCTATCGCCAATTTTACTCGGGCAATAGTCATGCAAAGAAACGACGGCCTAGTAAGCAATCTgttagctttgatgatgtggagggAGTTGATTCAGCAAAACTAGAACTAATGGAGGTTAGCATTCCCTTTTTCCCAACTCATGCCATGGTGTTATGTGAGGTTTATTGTTGTTTCATAAGTAATATGCATAAGAATTATTGTTTCTCCTAGAATTTCCTTCAGTTTTTCAAAAATCACAAGATATGATATGGAAATTGT from Zingiber officinale cultivar Zhangliang chromosome 4A, Zo_v1.1, whole genome shotgun sequence includes the following:
- the LOC121969982 gene encoding probable inactive ATP-dependent zinc metalloprotease FTSHI 3, chloroplastic isoform X3; translated protein: MVSFGAGKISSLVEGHWNLSSFYHKSQFPSLRSSRKSRLSSKCNRITLAKVDRSKERHTQFGIEGKPRSRRQFSLRLRPRLRLLSDSLKRFSVQQFTKNARIALNRNAKKLTLSVWFSLVLGLFFVFLKYTSRPASVDVPYSEFVSNLQSGSVSAVQFEEDSRYIYFNRNSDDQTVAEGLSLAADDLDVHAQGSKSTSSVRERGGTSILKWRYSTRRINHDESFLLGLMREKGTAYSSAPQSAHKLLRSLVMTLITLWIPLAPMVWLLYRQFYSGNSHAKKRRPSKQSVSFDDVEGVDSAKLELMEVSIPFFPTHAMVLCEVYCCFISNMHKNYCFS